Proteins from a genomic interval of Caldicellulosiruptor diazotrophicus:
- the mutS gene encoding DNA mismatch repair protein MutS, whose amino-acid sequence MQELTPMMQQYMEIKQKVKDCILFFRLGDFYEMFFEDAIVASKELEIALTSRDCGNNEKAPMCGVPYHSATSYIAKLIEKGYKVAICEQVEDPKLAKGIVKREITRIITPGTFIDENLSKANNFICCISKDRSEFALTFVDVSTGEMYSCLIEVDLQKLVNEIGKYSPSEILISDIEDELYDFLKKNCVSFVQKIEFVDLQKCREIIENQINVGKIDEKLLLSVGNLLRYLTETQKISFDYIKRFEFYRVQNYLQIDINTKRNLELTESIIQRSKKNSLLGILDKTKTSMGSRLLKKWIERPLIDVIEINRRLDSVEELKSNYSILVQIEELLSKIYDIERLSSKFAYKNVNAKDLLSLKRSIEVLPNLKQLLFSFDSELLKEIYKGLDTLEDLYALIDSSINEDAPVTLKEGGIIKDGFNEEVDRLRNISKNSKELLVQYEEKERNLTGIKNLRIGYNKVFGYYIEVTKSNYSLVPDRYIRKQTLANAERYITEELKKLEDEILGADQKLIELEYQIFCEIRDKIENQIERIQKTASYIAILDVLSSFAHIAIDNEYVRPNVYLGDRIYIKNGRHPVVEKMIGRGNFIPNDTELDQTENRVLIITGPNMAGKSTYMRQVALIVIMAQIGCFVPADEAHIGIVDKIFSRIGASDDISSGQSTFMVEMSEVANILKNATPKSLIIFDEVGRGTSTYDGLSIAWAVLEYVADKSKIGAKTLFATHYHELTELEERIPGVKNYRVDVKEEGRNIIFLRKIVRGGCDSSYGVHVARLAGIPEEVLKRAEEILKQLEEADINRKNIRKLRREIKKEFTEQIDFFSYKKEEIIDKIEKIDILNITPIQALNILSELKHEIIKAKERQLI is encoded by the coding sequence ATGCAAGAGTTAACCCCTATGATGCAGCAGTATATGGAGATTAAACAAAAGGTGAAAGATTGTATTTTATTTTTTAGGCTTGGCGATTTTTATGAGATGTTTTTTGAGGATGCGATTGTGGCATCTAAAGAACTTGAAATAGCTTTAACCAGCAGAGACTGTGGAAACAATGAAAAAGCTCCTATGTGCGGTGTGCCATACCATTCTGCGACAAGCTATATTGCAAAGCTTATCGAAAAAGGTTACAAGGTTGCGATCTGCGAACAGGTGGAAGATCCAAAGCTTGCAAAGGGAATTGTAAAAAGAGAAATTACAAGAATAATAACTCCAGGCACATTTATTGACGAAAATCTTTCAAAAGCTAATAATTTCATCTGTTGTATATCAAAAGACAGGTCTGAATTTGCATTGACATTTGTAGATGTTTCAACTGGTGAGATGTACTCTTGCCTTATTGAAGTGGACCTTCAGAAACTGGTAAACGAAATTGGCAAATACAGTCCCAGTGAAATTTTAATTTCTGATATAGAAGATGAGCTTTATGATTTTTTGAAGAAAAACTGCGTTTCTTTTGTGCAGAAGATAGAATTTGTAGATTTACAAAAGTGCCGTGAAATTATTGAAAATCAAATAAATGTTGGTAAAATCGATGAGAAGCTACTTTTGAGCGTTGGCAATTTACTAAGATATTTAACAGAGACCCAAAAAATTTCATTTGATTATATAAAAAGGTTTGAATTTTATAGAGTCCAAAACTACCTTCAAATTGACATAAATACAAAGCGAAATTTGGAACTTACAGAAAGTATTATTCAGCGATCTAAAAAAAATAGCCTTCTTGGAATTTTAGATAAGACAAAAACTTCAATGGGTTCAAGATTATTAAAAAAATGGATAGAAAGACCTCTTATTGATGTAATTGAGATTAATAGAAGGCTTGATAGTGTTGAAGAGCTCAAATCAAATTATTCCATTTTGGTGCAGATAGAGGAGCTTTTGAGTAAGATATATGACATAGAAAGACTTTCCTCAAAATTTGCATATAAGAATGTAAATGCTAAAGATTTACTAAGTCTAAAAAGATCGATTGAAGTGTTGCCAAATTTAAAGCAACTCCTTTTTTCATTTGATTCAGAATTATTAAAAGAGATATATAAAGGGCTTGACACATTAGAAGATTTATATGCACTTATTGACAGTTCTATAAATGAGGATGCACCTGTGACCCTAAAAGAGGGTGGAATAATTAAAGATGGTTTCAATGAAGAAGTGGATAGATTAAGAAATATATCCAAAAATAGCAAAGAACTTTTAGTTCAATATGAAGAAAAAGAGAGAAACCTCACAGGCATAAAAAATCTCAGAATTGGTTATAACAAGGTTTTTGGTTACTATATTGAGGTGACAAAGTCAAACTACTCTCTTGTTCCGGACAGGTATATTAGAAAACAAACTCTTGCAAATGCAGAGAGATATATAACAGAGGAACTTAAGAAATTGGAAGATGAAATTTTGGGTGCTGATCAGAAACTCATAGAACTTGAATACCAGATTTTTTGTGAAATAAGAGATAAAATTGAGAATCAAATTGAAAGAATTCAAAAGACAGCAAGCTATATTGCTATTTTGGATGTTTTGAGTTCATTTGCTCATATTGCAATTGACAATGAATATGTCAGGCCAAATGTTTACTTAGGAGATAGAATATATATTAAAAATGGAAGACACCCAGTTGTTGAAAAGATGATAGGCAGAGGCAATTTTATTCCAAATGACACTGAACTTGATCAGACAGAAAACAGAGTTTTGATTATAACTGGTCCAAATATGGCTGGTAAGTCTACATACATGAGACAAGTAGCCTTAATTGTTATAATGGCCCAGATTGGATGTTTTGTACCCGCTGATGAGGCACACATTGGTATAGTGGATAAAATCTTTTCAAGGATAGGAGCATCTGATGATATTTCATCTGGGCAAAGTACCTTCATGGTGGAGATGTCCGAGGTGGCAAATATATTGAAAAATGCAACGCCAAAAAGCCTTATAATTTTTGATGAAGTGGGGAGGGGAACAAGCACATATGACGGACTTTCCATAGCATGGGCAGTTTTAGAGTATGTTGCTGATAAATCTAAAATTGGAGCAAAAACCCTTTTTGCAACTCATTACCATGAGCTAACAGAGCTTGAAGAAAGGATTCCAGGTGTAAAAAACTACAGGGTTGATGTCAAGGAAGAGGGAAGAAACATTATATTTTTAAGGAAAATTGTTAGGGGTGGATGTGACTCAAGTTATGGGGTTCATGTTGCACGGCTTGCAGGAATTCCAGAAGAGGTGTTAAAAAGGGCTGAGGAAATTCTAAAACAGCTTGAAGAAGCTGATATAAATAGAAAAAATATCAGAAAGCTCAGAAGAGAAATTAAAAAGGAGTTTACTGAGCAGATAGATTTTTTTTCCTATAAAAAAGAAGAGATAATAGACAAAATTGAGAAGATTGATATTTTAAATATAACTCCTATTCAGGCTTTAAACATTTTAAGTGAGCTCAAACATGAAATAATTAAAGCCAAAGAGAGGCAATTGATATGA
- the mutL gene encoding DNA mismatch repair endonuclease MutL gives MRELYKLPEQLTHILAAGEVVERPASCLKELLENSIDAGATLIDVKIEKGGIKRIEVYDNGKGIHSDDIEYVFERHTTSKIKSLEDIFSIKTMGFRGEALCAISSVSKVTLVSKHLEEEQGCIVKVEGGKVISKSLCPFKEGTRVVVEDIFYNTPARLKFLKSPSTEQKYCLEVLEKIAIAWPEITFRAEADGKRQIFTPGDNKIESVIASIFGMEIVKNLVDFSLEKESLKVWGYFVNPTVSKATRSGYHFYVNRRYIKSKLLSSCIDEAFKNSVITGRFPIVFLFVQIPPSEIDVNIHPSKLEVKFRDEQFVYNTVYKAITDSLKSEKMIAKVDLFKVDDANDAELERKHIDVLSANSNDISLVISEHPNLFEMFSYEPREVVIEQRSFVKYDTGNYKIVGYAFDTYIIVQGNDSLYLIDQHAVHERRLFEDLKGQIYSSNVQSQVLAVPVIIQLSSSQKEFVLSNRFVFQKMGFEIEDFGKNEIVVRTWPTILTESIDKVFLLDVIEMIYEQMVGDKSLVGISEDLLKRIACRAAIKGNSKISDLEKKEIVELVLIKKEIFHCPHGRPVVVEITKKDIEKMFKRIV, from the coding sequence ATGAGAGAACTTTACAAACTTCCTGAACAGCTGACTCACATCTTAGCGGCGGGTGAGGTTGTAGAAAGACCAGCATCGTGCCTCAAAGAACTCTTGGAAAATTCAATTGATGCTGGCGCAACTTTGATTGATGTTAAAATAGAAAAAGGTGGAATAAAGAGAATTGAGGTATATGATAATGGGAAAGGAATCCACTCTGATGATATAGAATATGTGTTTGAAAGACATACAACAAGCAAGATAAAGTCTTTGGAGGATATATTCAGCATCAAAACAATGGGATTTAGAGGGGAAGCGCTTTGTGCAATTTCAAGTGTATCAAAGGTGACACTTGTTTCTAAGCATTTAGAAGAAGAACAAGGGTGCATAGTAAAAGTAGAAGGTGGTAAGGTCATTTCTAAAAGTCTTTGTCCTTTTAAGGAAGGAACAAGAGTTGTTGTAGAAGATATTTTTTACAACACTCCCGCAAGACTGAAATTTTTGAAATCTCCTTCCACTGAGCAAAAGTATTGTCTTGAAGTGCTTGAAAAGATTGCAATTGCTTGGCCAGAGATTACATTTCGGGCAGAGGCAGATGGCAAAAGACAGATTTTTACTCCAGGAGATAATAAGATTGAATCTGTTATTGCTTCAATATTTGGAATGGAAATAGTGAAAAATCTTGTTGATTTTTCTCTTGAGAAAGAATCTCTAAAAGTATGGGGTTATTTTGTAAATCCAACTGTAAGCAAAGCAACACGCTCAGGTTATCACTTTTATGTCAACAGAAGATATATCAAGAGCAAACTTCTTTCGTCATGTATTGATGAAGCATTTAAAAATTCAGTTATAACAGGAAGGTTTCCAATAGTTTTTCTGTTTGTGCAAATTCCACCTTCTGAGATTGATGTGAATATCCATCCATCAAAACTTGAGGTAAAGTTCAGAGATGAACAATTTGTTTATAACACCGTTTATAAAGCCATAACAGACTCATTAAAATCGGAGAAAATGATTGCAAAAGTCGATTTGTTCAAAGTTGATGACGCAAATGATGCTGAACTTGAACGAAAACACATTGATGTTTTGTCTGCAAACTCAAATGATATATCTTTAGTTATTTCCGAACACCCAAATTTATTCGAAATGTTTTCTTATGAGCCCAGAGAAGTTGTAATTGAGCAGCGGAGCTTTGTAAAATATGATACAGGAAATTACAAGATTGTTGGTTACGCTTTTGATACCTATATCATTGTGCAAGGTAATGACAGCCTATACCTTATTGACCAGCACGCGGTGCACGAAAGAAGATTATTTGAGGATTTAAAGGGCCAAATTTATTCTTCTAACGTTCAAAGCCAAGTATTGGCTGTTCCTGTTATTATTCAGCTTTCATCTTCCCAAAAAGAGTTTGTGCTTTCAAACCGTTTTGTCTTTCAAAAGATGGGTTTTGAAATTGAGGATTTTGGGAAAAATGAAATAGTAGTGAGAACTTGGCCTACTATACTAACTGAGAGCATCGATAAAGTATTTTTGCTTGATGTAATAGAGATGATATACGAACAAATGGTTGGAGATAAGAGTCTTGTAGGAATTTCTGAGGACCTGCTAAAAAGAATCGCTTGCAGAGCAGCGATAAAAGGAAATAGTAAAATTTCAGACTTAGAGAAAAAAGAAATAGTTGAACTTGTGCTTATTAAAAAAGAAATTTTTCACTGTCCGCATGGAAGACCAGTTGTAGTAGAAATTACCAAAAAAGATATTGAAAAAATGTTTAAAAGAATTGTATAA
- the miaA gene encoding tRNA (adenosine(37)-N6)-dimethylallyltransferase MiaA, with product MEKIPLIVIAGLTATGKTDVAVELAQLVNGEIVSADSMCVYKLMDIGTAKPTKEQRETVKHYVIDVVFPDEDYNVAMFQKDATDAISNILKRGKVPLLVGGTGFYIKSVVDDIEFPEMGDSKQVRKKLYDELNSKGNIYLYELLKEIDKDAANSVHPNNVKRVIRYLEIYFLTGKKPTDFLDKVRRKGSGKYNVIPLCFIMEREALWQRIDQRVEKMFNMGLVDEVKMLLDMGYSKDLKSMQGLGYKQVIPYIEGKISLQEAKEELKIRTRQFAKRQRIWFKYQGEFMFLDITGMRFEEVVKKCFELCKSVV from the coding sequence ATGGAGAAAATACCTTTGATTGTTATTGCAGGACTTACTGCCACCGGAAAAACAGATGTTGCAGTAGAGCTTGCTCAGCTTGTAAACGGCGAGATTGTGTCTGCAGATTCAATGTGTGTATACAAGCTTATGGATATTGGCACAGCAAAGCCTACAAAGGAACAAAGAGAAACTGTCAAACATTATGTTATTGATGTGGTATTTCCAGATGAGGATTATAATGTTGCGATGTTTCAGAAAGATGCAACAGATGCAATTTCGAATATTTTAAAAAGAGGTAAAGTACCCTTGCTTGTAGGTGGTACTGGCTTTTATATAAAGTCGGTTGTGGACGATATAGAATTTCCTGAGATGGGGGATTCAAAACAAGTTAGAAAAAAACTTTATGATGAGCTTAATAGTAAAGGTAATATTTATCTTTATGAGCTTCTTAAAGAAATAGACAAAGATGCTGCAAATTCTGTTCACCCCAACAATGTAAAAAGGGTTATAAGATATTTAGAAATTTATTTTTTAACTGGTAAAAAGCCAACAGATTTTTTAGACAAGGTGAGAAGAAAAGGAAGTGGAAAATATAATGTAATACCGTTATGTTTTATAATGGAAAGGGAAGCTCTTTGGCAGAGAATTGACCAGCGGGTTGAAAAGATGTTTAATATGGGACTTGTAGATGAGGTAAAGATGCTTCTTGATATGGGATATTCAAAGGATTTAAAATCTATGCAAGGGCTTGGATATAAGCAGGTAATACCATATATTGAAGGGAAAATTTCTTTACAAGAGGCCAAAGAAGAGCTTAAAATAAGGACAAGACAGTTTGCTAAAAGGCAGAGGATTTGGTTTAAATATCAGGGAGAATTTATGTTTTTGGATATTACAGGTATGAGGTTTGAAGAAGTTGTGAAAAAATGTTTTGAACTTTGCAAAAGTGTGGTATAA
- the hfq gene encoding RNA chaperone Hfq, with protein sequence MAKGSLNLQDLFLNQLRKEKVNVTIFLLSGFQLKGVIKGFDNFTLIVETDNNKQQLIYKHAISSIMPSKPINYMAQAQNNQQASQQSNNNQGQETK encoded by the coding sequence GTGGCGAAAGGAAGTTTAAACTTGCAAGACTTGTTTTTAAATCAGTTAAGAAAAGAAAAAGTAAATGTTACAATTTTTTTGCTCAGTGGCTTTCAGTTAAAAGGAGTTATCAAGGGTTTTGATAACTTTACATTGATTGTAGAGACTGACAATAACAAGCAGCAACTAATTTACAAGCACGCTATATCTTCAATCATGCCATCAAAGCCAATAAACTATATGGCTCAGGCACAGAATAATCAACAAGCTTCTCAACAATCAAATAACAATCAAGGACAAGAGACAAAATAA
- a CDS encoding methionine gamma-lyase family protein — translation MILKIDIAALKKFYNFSHDLLSLTEQALEDLKENFEYIEEIKSFNQLKILNAFHLNKLSYTHLNKTDGYGYSDSGRDVIEKIFAKVFGCEDALVRIQFISGTQAIATMLFALLRPGDILLSISGKPYDTLQKVIGIKDGGHGNLIEYGIKYQEIDLKGNSFDFGKIENALKNNFIKVVFIQRSRGYSLRSSISIEELEKTIKFIKAISPRTVIVVDNCYGEFVEKLEPTEIGADLIAGSLIKNPGGTIASCGGYIAGKKELVEMCADRLNSPGMGKEVGPSLGFNKEILQGLLFSPHIVTESLKIAMFASYIMEKLGYKVLPKYNEKRADIIQAIVFKNEYELIKFCQGIQKGCPVDSNVLPEPWDMPGYSHKVIMAAGGFVQGTSLELSCDAPIREPYVAYLQGGSSFETGIIGILHAVENIRRM, via the coding sequence ATGATATTGAAAATAGATATTGCAGCACTAAAGAAATTTTATAATTTTTCTCATGACTTACTAAGCTTAACAGAGCAAGCTTTAGAAGATTTAAAAGAGAATTTTGAATATATAGAGGAAATAAAATCTTTCAATCAGCTAAAGATATTAAATGCTTTTCACTTAAACAAACTTTCATATACACATTTAAATAAGACAGATGGATATGGATACTCAGATAGCGGAAGAGATGTGATTGAGAAAATTTTTGCAAAAGTTTTTGGATGTGAAGATGCTCTTGTGCGAATCCAATTTATTTCTGGAACACAGGCAATTGCAACAATGCTATTTGCACTGCTCAGACCAGGTGATATCCTTCTTTCAATCAGCGGGAAACCATATGATACATTACAAAAGGTGATAGGAATAAAAGATGGTGGGCATGGAAATCTTATTGAGTACGGAATAAAATACCAAGAAATTGATTTGAAAGGCAATAGCTTTGACTTTGGGAAAATAGAGAATGCTTTAAAAAATAATTTTATAAAAGTAGTTTTCATTCAACGTTCAAGGGGATATTCTCTCAGAAGTTCAATTTCAATTGAAGAGTTAGAAAAAACAATTAAGTTTATAAAAGCTATTTCTCCTCGGACAGTTATTGTGGTTGACAACTGTTATGGTGAATTTGTAGAAAAATTAGAACCTACCGAAATAGGAGCAGACTTAATAGCAGGTTCGCTTATCAAAAATCCAGGTGGGACAATTGCTTCATGTGGCGGTTATATCGCTGGAAAAAAAGAACTTGTTGAAATGTGTGCAGACAGGCTAAACTCTCCAGGCATGGGGAAAGAAGTTGGGCCCTCTCTTGGATTTAACAAAGAGATTTTACAAGGACTTTTATTTTCGCCGCATATTGTTACTGAAAGCCTAAAAATAGCTATGTTTGCTTCATATATAATGGAAAAGCTAGGGTATAAAGTTTTACCAAAATATAACGAAAAAAGAGCTGACATAATTCAAGCAATTGTGTTTAAAAACGAATACGAGCTTATAAAATTTTGTCAAGGAATACAAAAAGGCTGTCCTGTAGACAGTAATGTTTTACCCGAACCTTGGGATATGCCAGGATATTCTCACAAAGTAATAATGGCAGCAGGAGGTTTTGTGCAGGGTACGTCTTTGGAACTTTCTTGTGATGCGCCAATTAGAGAACCTTATGTTGCATACCTTCAAGGTGGCTCCTCATTTGAAACTGGGATTATTGGGATTTTGCATGCTGTAGAAAATATCAGGAGGATGTAA
- the lexA gene encoding transcriptional repressor LexA translates to MKKQLTKKQEEILEFIKKRIKEKGYPPAVREICEATGLKSTSTVHGHLTRLEKKGYIRRDPSKPRAIEIVDDEFYVHRNVVQLPLVGKVTAGEPILAVENIEETMTLPYDLVGTEDAFLLRVRGDSMIEAGIFDNDIIIVRRQNVAENGDIVVALIDDEATVKRFYKEHDHIRLQPENKAMEPIIVKDVKILGKVIGLIRRM, encoded by the coding sequence ATGAAAAAGCAGCTCACAAAAAAGCAAGAGGAAATATTAGAGTTTATAAAAAAGAGGATTAAAGAAAAAGGCTATCCCCCTGCAGTGAGGGAAATTTGCGAAGCAACAGGTCTAAAATCTACTTCAACTGTTCATGGGCACCTAACTCGGCTTGAAAAAAAAGGTTATATTAGGCGCGACCCATCAAAACCAAGAGCTATCGAAATTGTGGACGACGAATTTTATGTCCACAGAAATGTTGTGCAACTACCTCTTGTTGGGAAGGTAACAGCAGGTGAACCAATCTTAGCAGTAGAAAATATAGAAGAAACTATGACTCTGCCGTATGATCTTGTTGGAACAGAAGACGCGTTCTTACTCAGAGTTAGAGGAGATAGTATGATTGAGGCAGGAATTTTCGACAATGATATAATAATTGTCAGAAGACAAAATGTAGCTGAAAATGGAGACATTGTTGTTGCTTTAATTGATGATGAAGCAACAGTAAAAAGATTCTATAAAGAACACGACCATATTAGACTTCAACCAGAGAACAAAGCTATGGAACCAATTATTGTCAAAGACGTAAAAATACTTGGTAAAGTAATAGGACTTATCAGGAGGATGTAG